The DNA window AGCTAAATCAGCTGGTAACGTATCCTTATCTGAAAGTTTTTTATATTCCATATTGTGAATTCTTTCCTGAAAGACAAGAGCACTTAATGAGCAATTACCAAGAATAAAACAGAGAGCTTCTTCATAATCAAAACTGTTCTTCAAAAGCAATCGGAAAAGATTATCAAAAGTGTAAAGTTCATATACAATATACAGTCCATTAGCATCTTTTGGAAAGTTTTTCAGAAAATTTAGTTCAGCATTTATCCTCATAATCTCTCAACCATTTTAGGATTATCACTGGCTAATAACTTTTCTCTCGGTTTAATATCCTCATTCATTTAACTTCGCACGATCGGCTAGCTCTCTTTTTCTATACTTTCTAAAAGTCTTATCTAAACTGTATGCCTCAAATTCTTTATTTTGACAAATAAAAATATAGGTATAGTTACAGTATTAAATTTCTCCTCCACTGATAGGCATCAGCACCGCATTTAGTCCACCCTTTTATCTCGTTCTCTAATTGCTTCCTTTTGAGTATCAGGAAGATGAGTGTAAAACTCATCAATATGTTTAGGTTGTGTAATCATCACATCTGCAATAAGATTAACTAAGTTAAATAACTCATTAGCGGTTTCGGGGTCGTCCTTGATATCAATTTGACCAGGGTGAACTGCATTATTTCCAATTACACGCACTATATCCAAGGCCTTTTGTATTTTAACCGGGAGTCCTTTTTTAACTAAATTAGCAATATCATCATTAAGATTAATTCCTTTTTCTCCTAAATATTTAAGAAGTTTTTGGATAACTAAACGAAGAAGTGCAGATGCCCCTCGTGGAGAACGAGTTACTATAGACCTTGCTTCAGAATAATCTGTCTTAATATCTTCTGGTAAATCATCGTTTGGCAATGGAACAGGAGAATCGTCAGGAAGAATCATTTTGCCTTTATACCCTATTGAGTAATTTCCACAATGAGCACAATAGGAGAGTTTAAGGTCTTCTTCGAACCCCGCATTTCTCGTCAGAACATCTTCCCACTCTTGGTTTGAATAGGCGTTACAATATGGACAATTGAATGCTTCTTCTTGGAATTTTGGTGGTTTAAACGGAATCATCCTCTCCTCCTATTCTTGTCTCTTCTCAAAGCCAATATACACTCATCCTTCATTGTATTTCTTATTTTTCTCGTCTCTAAAGCAACATCTCACTACCTGACTGCCCTGCCTGACGGTAGGCAGGCGTCAGGCAAGTTGTGAAGCTCTATTTATTCTTTTCTTATACCAATAGGTAATTCCACACTTTTACCTGTAGACTCGTCAGTAAACACAAATTCGCTACTCTTCAACCCCTGAAATTGCTCATTCGCATTTAGGAACTCAATCCCGTAAATCTTTCCATACTAAACTTCATTATTATAATTTTTTAAGTGCTTCTTTTATCAACTCTTCAAGGTTATCTGTTTTAATACCTTTAATAGCCTCTCTTGCCTTCTTTGCCGGTATTCCTAAAACTGTCAGTGCATGGATAGCACTACTTTCAAAAGATTCTGGGATTTCTTCTTTTTTGTATCTATCTCTCAACTCAAATATAAGCTTGTTCGCTCTTTTCTCACCTATACCTTTAATTGAGGAGATAAATTCAGTATCTTCTTTAAGGACCATTGATTTAAATTCGGTAAAATCCACACTTGACATAATTCTTAGGGCATTCTGTGGTCCAATTCCTTGGACAAGTAGTAGGTCGTTGAAAAAATTGCGTTCTTCAATAGTTTTAAAGCCAAAAAGTTCAAGCTTCTCGTTTTTAAGACTTAAGATAACAAAAACTTTTGTCTTATCTCCTACATTTTCCAGTGCTTCATAAGTAGATAGTGGTATATTTATATCAAATGCAACCATTCCTGCTTCAATGACAAGTCTTGTAGGTTCCTTTAAGCAAATCTTTCCACAAATCCAATCAATCACCACTACTCCAGCTCATAAGATTTTCAAAATCTACTAATCCTTCTGCTTCTGGTGGCGTATGTAATTTATCTAAATAAAATAGTGCACTCCCACATTTAGAGCATATTCCAAGTAGTTCTGCAAGACTTTCTCTTACTGTGACATCTACAAGTTCAGAACAAACAGAACAGAAGCCTGGAATGTGTTCACTCTTACTTGAATATAGCCATGGAGTGAGTTTGGCTCTCTTATTTTTCTTCATTTCTCAAAGAATAACACAATGCACATGCTACCGCATCCCCGATATCTTGTTTAGATGGAATCTTTTCGCCAAGCAACCTTTCAACCATTCCATGAATTTGGTATTTTGACGCCCTACCACTCCCAGTGATTGCTTGCTTTATTTCAGCTGGTGTATATTCTTTCACTTTGATTCCACTCTCTTTTGCTGCGAGCAAAAGTACACCCAATACTTGAGCGAGTGTACATAGAGTTTTTGGGTTTTGTTTGTAAAAAACTGTCTCATATACAGCTATGTCTGGAGACTCCTTTTGCATCACTAATTTCATCTCTTCGTACAACTTTTTGAGCCTTTCTGGGATTGGTAAGTTATTGGCAGTAGAGCAGGTACCTGATTTTATAAGTTTTCCATCCTCTATAATCGCGTACCCGGTACATCTAAGCCCAGCATCTATTCCAATAATTCTCATCTTGAGGTGATACCTCCTTCTTTTTCTAATATTTCATCAGGGATATCAAAGTTTGCGTATACTTTTTGTACATCATCTTGCTCTTCAATTGAGTCTATAAGTTTCAGTGTCTGAGAAGCACGTGTTCCTTCAAGCTTTACAGTTGATTGAGGCAGTTTTGTGATTTCTGCACTTGTATACTTTATACCTTCTTTTTCAATCGCCTTTTTAACTGACTCAAAATTAGCAACTGGTGTAGTAATCCTAAAGCTAACGCCATCAAGCACAACGTCCTCTCCCCCATATTGTATACAGATATCGAGCAACTTTTCCTCATCTGTCTCATTTTTATCTACATAAATAATTCCCTTTTCAATAAACATCCATGCTACACAGCCAGATGTCCCCAAGCTACCTCCATATTTAGAGAATATGTGCCTTATTTCAGATGTAGTACGATTCTTATTATCTGTAATTGCTTCAATAAATATAGCAACACCACCAGGTCCATAACCTTCATAAGTTACAGGTTCATATGAGACACCCGGCAACTCCCCTGTTCCCCGTTTTATAGCACGTTCAATGTTTTCTTTTGGCATCCTTGCTGCCTTTGCAGTCTCTACCGCTCTCCTGAGCCATGGGTTGGTATCCGGGTCGCCTCCTCCTTGTTTTGCAGCAGTTGATAGTTCCCTAATTAGTTTTGTAAATAGTATACCACGTCTTGCATCTTCCTTTTGTTTTTTATGCTTTATTTGCGCCCATTTTGAATGACCTGACATGTTACCTCCTGTTTACTTTCCACCAGGTTTAGTTAATTTTATGTTCTTTTTACAAAGTGGACAATTATCTGGTAAGAAGTTCTTTGTAGGTGATTTATAAACTGCAAATAAGGGGACGGCAAAATTTGGCTTCTGTTCACTTCGGTCAACAATTACACCAACTCCTACAACTACTCCGTTTCTCCTTTGGATAGCTGAGATTGTTTGTATAATTGAGCCACCAGTTGTCAGAACATCGTCAACTACTAAAACTTGTTCACCTTGAGTAACTTGAAAGCCTCTTAAAAACTCTCTACCTTCACCTGATTTTTCAGCAAAAATGCATCTCTTCTTAAGCTGTTTTGCGACTTCATATGCAATAATAACACCACCAGTTGTCGGACCTGCTACAGTAGTAAAAGCTGTATCCTTAAAAGCGGTGCAGATTTGCTCACAGACAAGAGCAGTAAGTTCAGGGTGCTCAAGTAATCTAAACTTCTCAAAATATGTACCTGAATGTAATCCAGATGTAAGTTCAAAATGCCCTTCTCTTATCATTCCAATCTGTTTAAATATTTCTTCTATATTTGTTAATTTCATCTCTTAATTTAACTGCGGCTTCTCGTGCTTTTTGGGCAAAATCTTGACCTGATGAAGCATAAATTATTGCTCTTGAAGAATTGATAATTATATTTTGGCCACCATATTTAACTACAGATTCTACCTTCCCTCCTTGCGTCCCTATTCCTGGGACTAATATCAAGAGTTCAGGAGTTATCTCTCTTACCTTTACTAATCCTTCAGGTTTTGTAGCTCCCACTACGAGACCGCAGTTCCCATTTTCATTCCATTTGCATACAAACCTTGCTACCCGTATATATAAAGGTTCAGTACCATAGGTTTGAAAATCGTCAGCTCCAGTATTTGATGTAAGGCAGAGTATAAACACATATTTATCTTTATATTCTATAAAAGGTTTTACAGCATCAAATCCCATATATGGATTGACTGTTATACCATCAAATCCAAAATCCTCAAAAAATAAGCGTGCATACATTTTACTTGTATTCTCTATATCACATCGCTTTGCATCAATAATTACAGGTATATCAGCTGGAATATAATTCTTTGTCTGCTTTAAAACTTCAAGTCCCAAAGAGCCGGCAGCTTCATAGAATGCAGAGTTAAGCTTGTAAGCACAGACAAGGTCAGAGGTAGCGTTGATCATCATTTGATTAAAAGCGAGTATTGGATTAGGCTCTTTTAGTAGCGATTTCGGTATTAACTCTATATCAGTATCTAAACCAACACAAAGTAATGAGTTATTCTTCTTAACAATCCGACTCAATTTTTCACCAAATCTCATTTTATTTATTTTGCTTTAAAAAAGTGGATTTGTCAATAAAAATGATACCAATTCAAATTCACCTTGTTACTGTACATCAACCCTTAATACTCCAAAGCCGCCATCTACATGAATTATAAGCTCTTTTTTTGTAGTCCCTATATTTGGTGATGTCCACCATCCATTTTTGTCCTTTATAAGCCCATTTATAAATTTAAGGTTTACTCCTGTCAGCTTAAGCCTTATATCTGCATCTTTTGGCAAAATTAGCCTCAAACTACCCGTTCCCATAGTTATTTCTACTCTTTTTTTATCCATAAATTTACCCCTAAAATCAAGTGTGTATAAACCGACCCTGCCATTGAAGTAAAATGTTTTAAAATTTGCATTCCCTAAATATTTGCCAGTAAAAGTTGAGATACGAGTTGAGATGTGTAAATCGTCACATTCTACAGAGTTTGGTGAGCCAAAGTAAAGGGTTGTCTTCCCTATTGTGGATAAGTAAAGTCTATTCACTCTAAGGTCAGATAAATCGAGGTTTAATGAAGATGAGCCAAGTGTCAAATCTAAATCTAATGTAACTTTTGGGGTAACCATTACGACACATTTGTTTATGGAGCCAAATGCTTGTCTGTTTTCTTCATTTTCTTCTTTAATATAGAATTTACCAACTCTACCCTCTCTTTCGTATTTAAATATAGGAGATAGCGAAGCTGAATTATATTTTATTTTAGCATCTACCAATTCTTCTCCTTTTTTAAGTTCGAATTTAAAATTACTGAGCTCAACTTGGAGCTTGAGTTTATTCTCATTAGTTAATTTTATATGCTTATATATTGAATCAGTGAGCTCTATCCTGTATTGACCAAATAGCCCTGTGAATAATGTAAGAAAAACATAGATGCTTAAACTCATACTGTAAAAATTCTACACTATACACTTAATTTGTCAACTTATATTGCTGAGGCGTTTAGATACAATCCTTGCAGTTGCCTAAAACAAAAGGGCAGGTTAAAAACCTGTCCCTATCTCAATTTAGAAGCACATCTACATGCAAATCCTTTGTATTTGGGTAGCTTTATTAGTAATTTCATCTATATCTAAAATAACGGCACTAAGCTTGCCTGCACCAGTGGCTGGTTTAAATTTAACTGGAATTCCTTTCAAAAAGTAGTCAATGTATAGCTCCCTATCCATACCACCAATTGCATCTTGGACGCCTGTCATACCGACATCTGTTATATATGCAGTCCCACGAGGTAAGATTTTCTCATCTGCTGTCTGTATTCTTGTGTGAGTCCCAATAACTGCAGCTACTTTACCGTCTACCAACCTGCTAAAAGCCTGTTTTTCAGCTGTAGTTTGGGCATGGAAGTCGATTATGATAATTTTAGGAGATGCGACCTCAACTTGTGACTTGAGTTTCTCTATCTCATTTATCACTACCCTAAATGGACAGTCAATATTTGCAAGAAAAGAACGACCAAGTAAATTTATTATAGCTATACCGGGTTCATAAATGAAGCTACCAAGCCCGGGTACACCGGGTGGATAATTAAGCGGCCGAAGGAGGGTGCTTGGGTTAGTTTTAAGGAATTCAAATGTCTCTTTCTTATGCCATACTGCTTCACCTGATGTTAAACAATCTATTCCCATAGATATAAGCTCTTCTACATCATCTGGCTTAATTCCAATACCATCTTTT is part of the bacterium genome and encodes:
- a CDS encoding DUF4145 domain-containing protein; the protein is MIPFKPPKFQEEAFNCPYCNAYSNQEWEDVLTRNAGFEEDLKLSYCAHCGNYSIGYKGKMILPDDSPVPLPNDDLPEDIKTDYSEARSIVTRSPRGASALLRLVIQKLLKYLGEKGINLNDDIANLVKKGLPVKIQKALDIVRVIGNNAVHPGQIDIKDDPETANELFNLVNLIADVMITQPKHIDEFYTHLPDTQKEAIRERDKRVD
- the ruvA gene encoding Holliday junction branch migration protein RuvA; protein product: MIDWICGKICLKEPTRLVIEAGMVAFDINIPLSTYEALENVGDKTKVFVILSLKNEKLELFGFKTIEERNFFNDLLLVQGIGPQNALRIMSSVDFTEFKSMVLKEDTEFISSIKGIGEKRANKLIFELRDRYKKEEIPESFESSAIHALTVLGIPAKKAREAIKGIKTDNLEELIKEALKKL
- a CDS encoding crossover junction endodeoxyribonuclease RuvC codes for the protein MRIIGIDAGLRCTGYAIIEDGKLIKSGTCSTANNLPIPERLKKLYEEMKLVMQKESPDIAVYETVFYKQNPKTLCTLAQVLGVLLLAAKESGIKVKEYTPAEIKQAITGSGRASKYQIHGMVERLLGEKIPSKQDIGDAVACALCYSLRNEEK
- a CDS encoding YebC/PmpR family DNA-binding transcriptional regulator — encoded protein: MSGHSKWAQIKHKKQKEDARRGILFTKLIRELSTAAKQGGGDPDTNPWLRRAVETAKAARMPKENIERAIKRGTGELPGVSYEPVTYEGYGPGGVAIFIEAITDNKNRTTSEIRHIFSKYGGSLGTSGCVAWMFIEKGIIYVDKNETDEEKLLDICIQYGGEDVVLDGVSFRITTPVANFESVKKAIEKEGIKYTSAEITKLPQSTVKLEGTRASQTLKLIDSIEEQDDVQKVYANFDIPDEILEKEGGITSR
- the pyrE gene encoding orotate phosphoribosyltransferase, with the protein product MKLTNIEEIFKQIGMIREGHFELTSGLHSGTYFEKFRLLEHPELTALVCEQICTAFKDTAFTTVAGPTTGGVIIAYEVAKQLKKRCIFAEKSGEGREFLRGFQVTQGEQVLVVDDVLTTGGSIIQTISAIQRRNGVVVGVGVIVDRSEQKPNFAVPLFAVYKSPTKNFLPDNCPLCKKNIKLTKPGGK
- the pyrF gene encoding orotidine-5'-phosphate decarboxylase gives rise to the protein MRFGEKLSRIVKKNNSLLCVGLDTDIELIPKSLLKEPNPILAFNQMMINATSDLVCAYKLNSAFYEAAGSLGLEVLKQTKNYIPADIPVIIDAKRCDIENTSKMYARLFFEDFGFDGITVNPYMGFDAVKPFIEYKDKYVFILCLTSNTGADDFQTYGTEPLYIRVARFVCKWNENGNCGLVVGATKPEGLVKVREITPELLILVPGIGTQGGKVESVVKYGGQNIIINSSRAIIYASSGQDFAQKAREAAVKLRDEINKYRRNI
- a CDS encoding toast rack family protein, coding for MSLSIYVFLTLFTGLFGQYRIELTDSIYKHIKLTNENKLKLQVELSNFKFELKKGEELVDAKIKYNSASLSPIFKYEREGRVGKFYIKEENEENRQAFGSINKCVVMVTPKVTLDLDLTLGSSSLNLDLSDLRVNRLYLSTIGKTTLYFGSPNSVECDDLHISTRISTFTGKYLGNANFKTFYFNGRVGLYTLDFRGKFMDKKRVEITMGTGSLRLILPKDADIRLKLTGVNLKFINGLIKDKNGWWTSPNIGTTKKELIIHVDGGFGVLRVDVQ
- a CDS encoding TIGR00282 family metallophosphoesterase, translated to MRILFIGDIVGNPGKWAVARVLPELNKASPIDFVVANGECAGKDGIGIKPDDVEELISMGIDCLTSGEAVWHKKETFEFLKTNPSTLLRPLNYPPGVPGLGSFIYEPGIAIINLLGRSFLANIDCPFRVVINEIEKLKSQVEVASPKIIIIDFHAQTTAEKQAFSRLVDGKVAAVIGTHTRIQTADEKILPRGTAYITDVGMTGVQDAIGGMDRELYIDYFLKGIPVKFKPATGAGKLSAVILDIDEITNKATQIQRICM